Proteins co-encoded in one [Limnothrix rosea] IAM M-220 genomic window:
- a CDS encoding BolA family protein, with amino-acid sequence MVSLAAVKNSIEGHFGDATVFVKDLTGGGDHLEAIVVSPDFAGKTRVRQHQMVYAALKDEMATEAIHALALRTFTPEKWQEAGEPS; translated from the coding sequence ATGGTCAGCCTAGCAGCCGTAAAAAATTCCATAGAAGGACATTTTGGTGATGCCACAGTCTTTGTGAAGGATTTAACGGGCGGTGGAGATCACCTTGAAGCCATCGTTGTGTCACCCGATTTTGCCGGAAAAACACGCGTCCGCCAGCACCAAATGGTCTACGCCGCCCTCAAAGATGAGATGGCAACGGAAGCGATCCACGCCCTTGCCCTCCGTACTTTTACGCCAGAGAAGTGGCAAGAAGCGGGTGAACCCTCCTAA
- a CDS encoding putative colanic acid biosynthesis acetyltransferase translates to MMRLDLYTVGSYSPGASLLKRLLWYFFGAVLVRSYLIPFSGLKVGVLRLFGATVGQGVRIKPGVRVKFPWRLTVGDHVWIGEDAWLDNLAPITIGDHVCISQGVYLCTGNHDWTVPEFSLRTEAIAIEADSWLAAGSWVAPGVTIGRGAILALGGVALKSLEPMMIYQGNPAIAVKKRQIKDLVKPDDPLMN, encoded by the coding sequence ATGATGAGATTAGATTTATATACTGTTGGTTCCTATTCTCCGGGGGCTTCGCTTCTTAAAAGATTGCTTTGGTATTTTTTTGGTGCGGTATTAGTGAGGAGTTATTTAATTCCTTTTTCTGGGCTAAAGGTTGGGGTCTTGAGGCTTTTTGGTGCGACTGTGGGTCAAGGGGTGCGTATTAAACCCGGTGTTCGGGTTAAATTTCCCTGGCGTTTAACTGTGGGAGATCATGTGTGGATCGGTGAGGATGCTTGGCTTGATAATCTTGCGCCCATAACCATTGGTGATCATGTTTGTATTTCACAGGGTGTCTATCTTTGTACGGGCAATCATGACTGGACAGTGCCTGAATTTTCCCTCAGAACCGAGGCGATCGCCATTGAAGCAGATAGTTGGTTGGCTGCTGGTTCTTGGGTTGCGCCGGGCGTTACGATTGGTCGGGGGGCGATTTTGGCTTTAGGGGGAGTGGCGTTAAAATCCCTTGAGCCGATGATGATTTACCAAGGTAATCCGGCGATCGCCGTCAAAAAAAGACAAATCAAAGATTTAGTAAAGCCAGATGACCCTTTGATGAATTAA
- the grxD gene encoding Grx4 family monothiol glutaredoxin: MSLAPETKAKIDDLVNSSKIFVFMKGTKLMPQCGFSNNVVQILNSVGVEFKTFDVLEDYEVRQGIKEYSEWPTIPQVYVNGEFVGGSDIMIELYNSGELHEMLEVALAS; this comes from the coding sequence ATGTCTTTAGCTCCTGAAACCAAAGCCAAAATCGATGATCTCGTTAATAGCAGCAAAATTTTTGTGTTCATGAAGGGCACAAAGTTGATGCCCCAGTGTGGTTTTTCTAATAATGTGGTGCAGATTCTCAACAGCGTCGGCGTTGAGTTTAAAACCTTTGATGTGCTTGAAGATTATGAGGTTCGCCAAGGTATTAAAGAGTATTCTGAGTGGCCAACCATTCCTCAGGTTTATGTCAATGGCGAATTTGTCGGCGGCTCTGACATCATGATTGAACTTTACAATTCTGGTGAGCTACACGAAATGCTTGAAGTTGCCCTCGCATCTTAA
- the gatC gene encoding Asp-tRNA(Asn)/Glu-tRNA(Gln) amidotransferase subunit GatC: protein MIDLEQVRKVAHLARLDLTPDEEAILPQQLSGILDYVEQLSELDTDGVEPTTRAIDVSNIFREDTQKTFGDRESLLENAPEREADFFRVPQIMGDSE from the coding sequence ATGATTGATCTCGAACAGGTTCGTAAAGTTGCCCATCTTGCTCGCTTGGATTTAACGCCTGATGAAGAGGCTATTTTGCCGCAACAATTGAGCGGTATTTTAGATTATGTCGAGCAGCTCAGTGAGCTGGATACTGACGGTGTTGAACCGACAACTCGCGCCATTGATGTTAGTAATATTTTCCGTGAGGATACTCAAAAAACCTTCGGCGATCGCGAGTCTCTTCTGGAAAATGCCCCGGAGCGGGAAGCCGATTTTTTCCGTGTGCCTCAAATTATGGGCGACAGCGAGTAA
- the pyrF gene encoding orotidine-5'-phosphate decarboxylase, giving the protein MTKQNDVVIVPLDVPTLEAAIALIDALPEVNFWKVGLELFVATGADILKYLKKQDKKIFLDLKFHDIPNTVAGACRSAKEYEVDLLTMHAVAGTEAMGRAKEALGNSPTKLIAITVLTSLSPDNLRDDLKISVELAAFAEHMAQLVKNSGLDGAVCSPHEAGQLRRISGEDFTLVCPGVRPTWAHTGDQQRVMTPADAIKQGANHLVIGRPITKAENPQQAWQQIQAEIAIA; this is encoded by the coding sequence ATGACAAAACAAAATGATGTTGTAATTGTGCCGCTGGATGTGCCAACTCTAGAGGCGGCGATCGCCCTAATTGATGCACTACCAGAGGTAAATTTCTGGAAAGTTGGCTTAGAACTGTTCGTTGCCACAGGTGCGGACATCCTGAAGTACCTAAAAAAGCAAGACAAAAAGATTTTTTTAGATCTAAAATTTCACGATATTCCCAATACCGTAGCCGGAGCCTGCCGTTCTGCAAAAGAATACGAAGTTGATTTACTGACGATGCATGCGGTGGCGGGTACTGAAGCCATGGGACGCGCCAAAGAAGCCCTAGGAAATTCGCCGACAAAGTTAATTGCCATTACAGTCTTGACGAGTTTAAGTCCTGACAACCTACGGGACGATCTCAAAATTTCGGTCGAGTTAGCGGCGTTTGCAGAACATATGGCGCAGCTCGTCAAAAATTCAGGTTTGGACGGAGCGGTTTGTTCACCCCATGAAGCCGGCCAGTTACGGCGTATAAGTGGCGAAGACTTTACCTTAGTTTGTCCGGGGGTGCGTCCCACTTGGGCACACACAGGCGATCAGCAGCGCGTGATGACCCCAGCAGATGCCATTAAACAGGGGGCAAATCACTTAGTTATTGGTCGTCCGATTACGAAGGCAGAAAATCCCCAACAGGCTTGGCAACAGATTCAGGCAGAAATTGCGATCGCCTAA